A genomic region of uncultured Methanobrevibacter sp. contains the following coding sequences:
- a CDS encoding flagellar protein, FliL, giving the protein MESKDLIIIVCAIIAGACIIALITVFVGDMHDDTKDMVSTNCTAENVVNDTTASTTNEDSQSESQSDSGVYIVSEVVKYNYQADDGSYYREVTYSDGGSRQYNTSSGNLIGSSYSSDQKYLPTMY; this is encoded by the coding sequence ATGGAATCTAAAGATTTAATTATAATAGTTTGTGCAATTATTGCTGGAGCATGTATTATAGCATTAATAACGGTTTTTGTTGGTGATATGCATGATGATACAAAAGACATGGTATCTACTAATTGTACTGCTGAAAATGTAGTTAATGATACGACTGCAAGTACTACGAATGAGGATTCTCAATCAGAATCACAATCTGACTCTGGAGTTTATATTGTAAGTGAGGTAGTAAAATATAATTATCAAGCTGATGATGGTAGTTATTATCGTGAAGTAACTTATTCTGATGGGGGTTCTAGACAGTATAATACTTCTAGTGGAAATTTAATTGGATCTTCTTACAGTTCAGACCAAAAATATTTGCCTACTATGTATTAA
- a CDS encoding flavodoxin family protein, which translates to MVKVILLNASPRVNSNTQDVLEICAKEIEKNGVETEIISLRGKQIQSCIACNACSEAGNCVLDDGLAEIIEKIRNAEGFIPAAPVYFGTARGDIMAALQRIGKVSRGGDKFLEWMVGGPIAVARRGGQTLTLQEMAMFFPINNMIMAGSTYWNMVFAGPEGTALNDDEGINTIRLFGENVAKIIKKLVD; encoded by the coding sequence ATGGTGAAAGTTATATTGTTAAATGCTAGTCCGAGAGTTAATAGTAATACTCAAGATGTTTTGGAAATTTGTGCTAAAGAGATAGAAAAAAATGGTGTTGAAACTGAAATCATATCATTGAGAGGAAAACAAATTCAATCTTGCATAGCATGTAATGCATGTAGTGAAGCTGGAAATTGTGTTTTAGATGATGGATTGGCTGAAATCATTGAAAAAATTAGAAATGCTGAAGGATTTATTCCAGCAGCTCCAGTTTACTTTGGAACAGCAAGAGGAGATATAATGGCTGCCCTTCAAAGAATTGGTAAAGTTTCAAGAGGTGGAGATAAATTCTTGGAATGGATGGTTGGAGGCCCAATTGCTGTTGCAAGGCGTGGAGGTCAAACTTTAACATTACAGGAAATGGCAATGTTCTTCCCAATTAATAATATGATAATGGCTGGAAGTACTTATTGGAATATGGTGTTTGCAGGTCCTGAAGGCACAGCTTTAAATGATGATGAAGGAATAAATACTATTCGTTTATTTGGTGAAAATGTTGCTAAAATAATTAAAAAATTAGTTGATTAA
- the mtnP gene encoding S-methyl-5'-thioadenosine phosphorylase, producing MIGIIGGSGVYEITQKADSLEKKLIKTEYGDVEVSILDIFNKKVAFIPRHAAGHSIPPHKINFRANIDALKEVGVTQIIATNSVGSMNLDMSPGSFVIPDDFLDFTENRDKTYYENQVVHIDVSEPYCNRLKEVISSCGEVIVGGTYVCTQGPRFETPAEIKMFKILGGDLVGMTGVPEVTLARERAICYNSICIVSNYASGISEDNLTIDEVFETVKAKEKELLDLIYDVIKKLDDCDCSCHHALNGAEV from the coding sequence ATGATTGGAATTATTGGTGGAAGTGGAGTTTATGAAATAACTCAAAAAGCAGATAGTCTTGAAAAAAAATTAATAAAAACAGAATATGGGGATGTTGAAGTTTCTATTTTGGATATTTTCAATAAAAAAGTAGCTTTTATTCCAAGACATGCTGCAGGACATAGTATTCCTCCACATAAAATCAATTTTAGAGCTAATATTGATGCACTTAAAGAAGTTGGAGTTACACAAATAATAGCTACTAATTCTGTAGGATCCATGAATTTAGATATGTCTCCAGGTTCTTTTGTTATTCCTGATGACTTTTTAGACTTCACTGAAAATAGGGATAAAACATACTATGAAAATCAAGTGGTTCATATTGATGTGAGTGAACCATACTGTAATCGTTTAAAAGAAGTGATATCTAGTTGTGGTGAAGTTATTGTTGGTGGGACTTATGTATGTACTCAAGGTCCTAGATTTGAAACTCCTGCTGAAATTAAAATGTTTAAAATTCTTGGTGGGGATTTAGTAGGTATGACGGGGGTTCCTGAAGTAACTCTTGCTCGTGAAAGGGCGATTTGTTATAATTCAATTTGTATAGTTTCAAATTATGCATCAGGTATTTCTGAAGATAATTTAACTATTGATGAAGTATTTGAAACAGTTAAAGCAAAAGAAAAAGAATTATTGGATTTAATATATGATGTTATTAAAAAATTAGATGATTGTGACTGCAGTTGTCATCATGCATTAAATGGTGCTGAAGTTTAA
- a CDS encoding glutamate--cysteine ligase — MNPFCLSNINKHLTSEELLKGSFGIEWESLRAYSDGKLSLRPHPSVFGDKSSNPFITTDFSESQIEIITPTFDSIDEAYEIFTLLSDLVNISLPEDEYLWFQSLPCILPYFDKIPIAKYDETNKDNENYRKKLARKYGVQKQLISGVHFNFSFKEDIIKKLYKKTKTNYTYKEFKNEVYLKIARNYLRHVWLIIYLTGCSIGAHKTFSPECIHLMNKKDFKGSFYSKNGPSFRNASCGYKNKKHLYPSYKTVEEFTHDVQKYINTGILSKPKELYTQIRLKPKNPLDLLESLKKDGIEYIEIRTLDINPFYKWGMPKIDMKFLHLFILYMLIKDESDYVNWQKESIINEERSAERAYDENMRLIKDGDEITLKKWALELINEMDYVLNQLNINEHFLLNQMKARIENPHLTYGKKLLKMIEKEGYINSQMKLFKNNKKSSKNSLKQKELIAKYAPVALAGK; from the coding sequence ATGAATCCCTTTTGTTTAAGTAACATTAACAAACATTTAACAAGTGAAGAATTGTTAAAAGGCTCATTTGGTATTGAGTGGGAAAGCCTAAGAGCATATTCTGATGGAAAATTGTCTCTTAGGCCCCATCCTTCTGTTTTTGGAGATAAATCTAGTAATCCTTTTATCACAACAGATTTTTCAGAAAGTCAAATAGAAATCATAACTCCAACCTTTGATTCTATTGATGAAGCCTATGAAATTTTTACATTACTATCTGACCTTGTAAATATTTCACTTCCTGAAGATGAATATCTATGGTTTCAATCTCTCCCATGTATTCTTCCATACTTCGATAAAATCCCTATTGCAAAGTATGATGAAACAAATAAAGACAATGAAAACTATAGAAAAAAATTAGCTAGAAAATATGGTGTTCAAAAACAGTTGATCTCTGGAGTACATTTCAATTTTTCATTTAAAGAAGACATAATAAAAAAATTATACAAAAAAACAAAAACAAACTATACATACAAAGAATTTAAAAATGAAGTCTATTTAAAAATAGCCCGTAATTATTTAAGACATGTGTGGCTTATAATTTATCTTACAGGATGTTCAATAGGTGCTCATAAGACATTTTCTCCCGAATGTATACACCTAATGAATAAAAAAGACTTCAAAGGTAGTTTTTATAGTAAAAATGGACCTTCATTTAGAAATGCATCATGTGGTTATAAAAATAAAAAGCACTTATATCCCTCTTACAAAACAGTTGAGGAATTTACTCATGATGTTCAAAAGTACATAAATACTGGAATACTTTCAAAACCAAAAGAATTATATACACAAATCCGATTGAAACCTAAAAATCCTTTAGATTTATTAGAATCTTTAAAAAAGGATGGTATTGAGTATATTGAAATAAGAACTTTAGATATAAACCCTTTTTATAAATGGGGTATGCCGAAAATTGATATGAAGTTCTTACATTTATTCATTTTATATATGCTCATTAAAGATGAATCAGATTATGTAAATTGGCAAAAAGAAAGTATAATAAATGAAGAACGAAGTGCTGAACGAGCATATGATGAAAATATGAGATTGATTAAGGATGGTGATGAAATAACCTTAAAAAAATGGGCTTTAGAGCTAATTAATGAAATGGATTATGTACTCAATCAATTAAACATCAATGAACATTTTCTTTTAAATCAAATGAAAGCAAGAATTGAAAATCCTCACTTAACATATGGAAAAAAATTGTTGAAAATGATTGAAAAAGAAGGTTATATAAACAGTCAAATGAAATTATTTAAAAATAATAAAAAATCAAGCAAAAACTCATTAAAACAAAAAGAGTTAATTGCAAAATATGCTCCAGTAGCACTAGCTGGAAAATAA
- a CDS encoding NifB/NifX family molybdenum-iron cluster-binding protein, translating to MRIALASSNGKTVDLHLGKAVSLVIYDILDDESNFVETRNINIDKEAKHQGGEVINECSDCDVIIATQYGFKSKIKAEDAGIKLVGDEGPVEDVLQRYLAHYKFMNS from the coding sequence ATGAGAATTGCTCTTGCATCTTCAAATGGAAAAACTGTAGATTTACATTTGGGAAAAGCTGTATCATTAGTTATTTATGATATACTTGATGATGAATCTAATTTTGTTGAAACAAGAAATATAAATATTGATAAAGAAGCCAAACATCAGGGTGGAGAGGTTATTAATGAATGCAGTGATTGTGATGTTATAATAGCTACTCAGTATGGTTTTAAATCTAAAATTAAAGCAGAAGATGCTGGAATTAAATTGGTTGGTGATGAAGGTCCTGTTGAAGATGTTTTACAAAGATATCTTGCTCACTATAAATTTATGAATAGTTAA